AACTCAAATGTCACTGCTGGCATTTCCATCGTTCCATCTTCTGCTCGCAATGGAACTCGTCGCTCGGGAGTCAGATGGACTTTTACAACCCTTCCGTGCTCGGTTTTAAAGGTTCGATCTTGTTTAGCCATCGCTTTTCCAATCCAGCTGAGCAACATTTTTCTTACATTTGTTTCAATAATTGGTAGGTTTTCAATCGTGATGGTATTTCCCTCTATATATTTTTCTATCGTGTTTTGTTCAGCAAGCTTTTCTTGTAAATATTGCTTTCGGACAGTTTCTTTCGCTTCCCGCTGATTGATAATTGCACCTGCTTTGGTTTTTTCACGGTAATTACGGATTCGTGGATTCGTTTCATGTTTTATTGGTTGCTCTTGCCAAGTATCTGTATAAATATCCTCTGATGGTATATGGTCACTAAATAAATGACGGGTATGCAATACACCAAAAGCTACAGCAGATAATTCATGAGCTTCGTCAACGTTTTCCATCGAAGCAAACCAGTTTGCTAAATGTAAATAATCTTTTTTACGACTACGGAAATAATGATGTCGCTCTCCTAACCGTTGAACTACGCGAGTAATGCGGCGGATTTGTTCATTGGTTCGTGTTTGCAAGCTGTCCAATTCGCTTTCGCGATAAGCATCTCCTAAAAACCAAACCGTTAATGTTTGCCATTTTCCCTCCATATCCTCCATTAGTGCTGTATCATCCATTACCTCCTCAAATCTCGGAACATGTTGCTGATGAACAATGACCTGCTGGATAAATGGTCGTAGCTTCTCCATATCAATGGAGCGAAGTAATTGTTGAATTTTTTGTGCTGTATGCTGCAAACCAACAATAAAATCTCGCAAATACGATGTGAATTGATCTTTAAATACAAGAAAAGCTTCTGTATGCATCCTTTCTTCTGCCTGTTCACTGTTAATATGGGCAATATAATCAGACGTGTTTTTCGTAATCGATCGAAAGTAAGTAAAAATATCATTCCATAATTGAGAGCAGTCATCGGCTTGAGGCAAAGCAGGTTGTTGAAGTGCCTTTTCCATGTCAACTAATGTTTGATATAACCGTTCAAATTCTTTTTTCTCTAGTGATCCACCAAAAACGTCGCCGCCTTTTTCCATTTCAGATAGCATTCGTTCAAATTCAACGGTGTAAGGTGTACATTGATAACGAAAGCGTTTCTTCTTAAACTCTTCAATCGTATGTGCTCTGCCCATTTCTTGACGAGCCAACAAGTTATTCCATCTAACCAACTGCTCCAAATCCTGATGTAGCTGCTCTTCCGTATAATCTTTAAAATCAGATGATCCTTTAAGGTGCGCCAATATTTCTTCAGGAAATAGAAACTCCCGCATCCGTTCATGCTGTATATAAAAATAACGCAGAATAGCTCGATAACTCCAAGCTTTTTCAGCTGTTAAATAACTTGCTTCAATGACCTTTTTAAAAGTTTGCATCATTAGACATTCTCCTACATAAATTGTCTTTTCTTTTTATTGTAAAGTCTAATGAAATTGAAGTCCAACCGTACAAAACAAAGTGAATCTTCAATCAGTGGGGGTTTTCATTCATCCCCCACTGCTTGTCGTAATGCTATGACCTAAAGACCTCTTACGAAATAGGGCATTTAGGTGCTGCTGTTACCCCCCACTTAGACTTGTTGCTGTACAGATTATCCAACTCCTGAAGTGAGAGTCTTACAGCATCTTATATAACATAGATAACAAGCACGAAGATATGTTCATAAACAAGGTAAAATGTACTAAATGAAAATACGCAGTGGGGAAACATTTAAAATCGGGGCATCTGCTTTCAGCTTCTAAAGCATAAAGAACTCTCATGAGGCTGAGTGGGCAAGTTGATCTGGTTACAGATTACGCCAAAATATTCACTATATACGAATGGAGATAACTTCGTGGCAAGTACAAAAAGCATGCTATTTGCACGCTTCATAGTGTCTTTATCAAGCTCTAAACGAACTTCAGCAGTTTATGAATAGATTTAAGTTCTTAGACTTACGTTTTGGAGAGTGAATCTTCCATCAGATGGAACTTGCTTTCATCCTATGAAAAAGTGGAGCGAAGACCAGCATCCTACATTCGAGATTAAACGGGAGATATGTCGACTTTCCTTATCATTTTAAATTTTCCTTCTAAATAATGCAGACCTTCTTCTAAATCATTTATATCTTCTTTCATAGCATTCGCTCGAATTTCTAAATCTTTACATTGACGATCTACTTGTTGACTACCTGCTCGTATATTATCCAGTTCGTCGATCATATGATTCATCGTATGTAACAGCTCACTCATCTGCTCCAGATTCAAACTAGTTCCCCCCTCTTACCTTATAAGCTCAGAATATCAAGTAAATACAATAAGATAATTTGATGTCACACAAGGTACTTTATTAATTTCAGACTATCAACTGATCAATAGATCAACAAGTGTATTTCGGAGGATTTACCTCCAGAAGTATAGGTATAAATAAGTATAATTCGACCACTCTCCATAGGGTTAGTTGTTTTTTTAGACTACTTAACTGTTATTCAACATGGTAAAATGGAAAGCAATAAATTATTTAATGGGAAGGGGTTTCAATAATGAAGGATATTCCTATATTTGATGGGCATAACGATACGATATTAAAATTACATCAGTCTCAAGACAGTGACATGGTATTTTTTAATGAAAACGCCTTTGGGCATATTGATTTTCCACGTGCCAAAAAAGGCAAGCTTGGTGGAGGTTTTTTTGCCGCTTTTACACCAAATGAAAACTATCACGTAGAACCCGAAAAACATTTGACGAAAACAGGGTACGATATGCCGCTACCGCCTCCAATTAATCAGCAATATGCATTGAATTATACAAATGCTCTTGCCGCAATTCTATTCAAACTTGAAACAGCCTCTAGCGGAGCGTTAAAAGTAGTGAAAAGCAAAGCAGAATTGACTGATTGTTTAAAACAACAAATATTGGCTGCCATTTTCCATATCGAAGGTGCTGAAGCAATCGACACCGATTTCCATGCGCTTCATGTGTTTTACCAAGCTGGTTTACGTTCACTAGGCATCGTATGGAGCAGACCCAACCAATACGGAGAAGGTGTTCCTTTCCGCTACCCTTCCACTCCGAATATTGGTGGCGGTTTAACCGATGCTGGGAAGCGTTTAGTCAAAGAATGTAATCAGCTGGGAATTATGATAGATACAACACACTTAAATGAAAAAGGATTCTGGGATGTTGTTCACTTAAGTGACGCTCCGATTGTTGCCACACACTCAAACGTTCACGCTATCTGCCCGATTTCACGTAATCTAACAGATGAACAGCTTCAAGCAGTTAAAGATAGTGATGGAGTAGTGGGCATTAATTATGCCATAAATATGCTACGAGCAGATGGGCAGTTTGATACGAACATCCCACTTGATACAATCGTAGAACATATTTCTTATATAGCCGACAATTACGGAGTCGATCACGTCGCACTAGGATCCGATTTTGACGGTACAAGAGTACCCGACAGCCTGAAAGATGTTACAGGCTTACCACGATTGGTAGATCGCTTAAAGGCTGCCGGTTTTACAGAAAAAGAAACGAGGAAAATAGCCTACGAAAATTGGGTGCGTGTGTTGGGGAGAACGTGGAAGGATTAACTAGTACTAAAACCTGTTTTATTGTTATCTAATATTTTTTCTCTATCAATGCTCATTAGAAAAACTTGGCTTGTCGCCAAGTCTTATGGCGGAAGCCTTTGTTTTTCTTATACTATAAACCAAAAAAATCTTATACTTTCCTATAGTGGAACAAAGGTGCAAGCGCCCGTTTAGCAACGTAGCGAATGGAACGAATCAACTGAGATAAAGGAATCACGGTGAGGTAACGAACCGATGATGACTTATCGTAGGGCGATTTCGTGAAGTCGCCTAGTTGCTGGGCGCTGAAGCCGGACGTGGCTATTCAGTTATTCCCTTATCCCAAAGCAACAAATCTTATACTTTCCTATAGTGGAACAAAGGTGCAAGCGCCCGTTTAGCAACGTAGCGAATGGAACGAATCAACTGAGATAAAGGAATCACGGTGAGGTAACGAACCGATGATGACTTATCGTAGGGCGATTTCGTGAAGTCGCCTAGTTGCTGGGCGCTGAAGCCGGACGTGGCTATTCAGTTATTCCCTTATCCCAAAGCAACAAATCTTATACTTTCCTATAGTGGAACAAAGGTGCAAGCGCCCGTTTAGCAACGTAGCGAATGGAACGAATCAACTAAAGATTTAGGAATCATGCCACTAAAAACAGGGGTATGCCGACGCCTGAGCGGCTAGCCCGTTTTTAGTCGGCCCTCCCCTTAGGGAAGAACCGATGAGGCCTTATCGTAGGGCGCATTTCTAAAGTCGCCTAGTTGCTGGGCGCTGAAGCCGGACGTGGCTATTCAGTTATTCCCTTATCCCAAAGCAACAAATCTTATACTTTCCTATAGTGGAACAAAGGCGCAAGCGCCCGTTTAGCAACGTAGCGAATGGAACGAATCAACTAAAGATTTAGGAATCATGCCACTAAAAACAGGGGTATGCCGACGCCTGAGCGGCTAGCCCGTTTTTAGTCGGCCCTCCCCTTAGGGAAGAACCGATGAGGACTTATCGTAGGGCGCATTTCTAAAGTCGCATAGTTGCTGGGCTCATGCGCGGACGTGGCTAGTCGGTTATTTCGTTATCCACAAGCACCTAATTTTATACTTCTTATCGTTTAATAAAAAACGACTTCAGCGTATTCTAAAGTACTGAAGTCGTTTACTCTTGTAAGATATAGGCAACTAGAGTTTAAAAGAAAAACCATTACACGAGCTTGTGTTTCTAAACAAAGTTTCATTTTCATGATTGAACCCTGCACCAATTTTTCCAATTTAAGAGATAAATCTCTATAATATTTTCTCCCTAGAATTGCGAACGAGTTCACCCCTTAACTGCACCTTTCATTGCTCCACCTATGAAAAAGCGTTGTAATGAAAGGAAAATTACTAAGATAGGGATCATTGATATAATTGCACCAGCAGCAATCAGTCTCCAATCAGATGTAAATGTACCAGAAAGCATATTTAGTCCAAGTGGTAAAGTAAACATATTTTGGTCATTTACAATAATCAATGGCCATAAAAAATCTCCCCAGGCTGATACGAAAGTAAAGATTGTCAATGTTACAATAGACGGTTTTACAAGCGGTATTAATACGCGTAACCATATTTGAAAGCTATTAGCACCGTCCATTCTAGCAGACTCATCTAGTTCAACAGGTAAGGTACTAAAAGCCTGCCTCATCAAAAACACGCCGAACGCTGTCGTAACGTGAGGTAATACCATACCTAAATACGTATTCTGTAACCCTAACTTTAATGAAATAATATACACAGGTATCATTAATAGCTGAAAAGGTATCATCATTGTAGTGATAATTAATATAAATATTGTATTTCTACCTTTGAACCTCATCCTTGCCAATGGATACGCAGCAAGTGAACAAAATAAAACGTTTAATACTACTGTAAGTGTTGCAACAATTACACTGTTCCATAAATATCTCCAAAACGGAAATGTATCCATTACTTTACCAAAGTTAGTTAAAGTAGGATTTTCAGGAAGTAGCTTTGGAGGGTATTGAAAGATATTCTCACTTCCCGATTTTAATGCAGTTGCTAATAGCCATAGAAATGGGCCAATCATAAATAATGTAACCACGCTCAATAAGAGATATAAAAACACTTTTTTTATAAAGCTTTGCATTATGTATCACTCCTATTTGGTATTATCTTTGCCCATAAATTTTAAGTTAATAATAGAAAATACCAAGGTTAATAAAAATAAAATGACTCCTGCTGCACTTGCATACCCCATATTTAACCGATCAAAAGCTTCCGTATATATATAAAACACTAATGTTTCCGAACTATGGAGTGGTCCGCCACCCGTCATCACATAAATTTCTTCAAATACTTTCATCGCTGCAATGGATGACATAATGGAAACAATTAATACAAACGGCATCAACATAGGAATTGTAATTCTAGTTACTTGCTGCCACCAATTTGCACCATCGATTTGTGCTGCTTCATATAAATTAGAAGGTATGGATTGTAAGCCCGCTAAATAAATAATCATATAATAACCTAGCCCCTTCCATACAGTAACAACCATCACAGCAAATAATGCAGTATCCGTGGAAGTGAGCCAAGGTATTGGTTCTGAAATAATCCCTAAAATATCCAACATATAATTTAACAAACCATTTTCTTTATACACCCAATCCCAAGCAATCCCAGCCACTACTAAAGAAGTTACAACTGGGATATAATAAGCGGATCTGAAAAATGCAATTCCTCTTAATTTTTGATTTACTAATACAGCAAGAAAAATTGGAATGATTACTAATGCTGGAACGACGCATATTAAATACAAAAAAGTATTCATTAGTGTTTTCCAAAATAACTCGTCATTAAATAAATTCTTATAATTATCTAATTTTACAAATTCAGGTTCTGTGATCATGTTATAATCTGTAAAACTCATCCATATTGCCTGAAGCATTGGATAAAAAATAAAGGCTCCGAGAATAATACAGCCAGGTAATAGAAATAAGTACGGTGTTATTTTATTTGTGCGCATTAATAGCCCCCCTTTTTATCAACAATCTGGTAACTATTATGTAGAAAAAAGAGAGAGGCATCTCCCTCTTTTTTCATCATCTATTTACTTAAAATTTCATTCCATTCTTGTTCTGCTTTATCTAAAGCCTCTTGAGGGCTTAATTTCCCTAGCATGGATTCTGATATTGCATCATACATAGACTGTCTTAGTTCATCATAATTTTCCATAGGTGGCACTAACAATTCAGCATCTTCTAATTGAGCTGCAGACGTAATTCGAACTAGATCACTTGCTTCTGCGCCCTCAGGAGCCTCCGTGAAATACGGATCTTCTAATGCTTCCAGAGAAGATGGTAAAATTGGTGTTAACTTCGAAAATTCAAGTTGATTTTCAGCATTCGTTAAAAACAAAGCAAATTGAACTGCAGCTTTTTCATGCTTTGTTTGTTTTGGAACCACCACATTTTGAACACTCATAGTTTTTTTGCCTGAATTACCTGTTATTGCTTCTGATGGTACTGTATTTTTATAAATATCTGGAGCATTTTCTTTAATTTGTGATATAAATTGTGATCCTGCAAAAAATGCTACTTGCCCAGCTTGATACATATCGATGGTTTCTCTTTGATCGCCTGTTAATGCTTCTTTAGGTATTAATTCTTCTTTATATAACTCTGTAAAATACTCAAACATTTCCAATCCTTCTTTAGAGTTAAAAGCTGCCTTCGTTCCATCTTCATTCGTTAATTCTGCACCATTTACTACCATATGTTGCAATACTAACGATAAATCAAGTGATGGGAAGTACCCATATTTTCCAGTTTTTTCTTTGATTATTTCAGAAGCTTCCCTCGCTTCTTCAAAGGTTGAAGGTGGGTTTTTAATATCTAAACCTGCTTCTTCAAAAATTTGCTTGTTATTTAAAGTCACTTCTGTAGATAAATACCAAGGAATCGCAAATGTTATATCTTTGATACGATTTGCTTCCCACGCTCCCTTTACATATTTATCTTTATCTTCATCTGCCACTGCTTCTTCCATGTTAACAAGAGCATCTAACTGAGCTAATTGTGAAGCAAATGTTGGGTTTAAGTTAACTACGTCTGGTGCAGAATCAGTACTCACAGCAGATAGAATTTTTTTATCTAAATCTGCAGCCGGAACATCCAACCAATCTATTTTTATATTTGGGTTTTCTTTTTCAAAATCTGCTATAACTCCTTCGATGTAATCAGTAAAAGTCGGTTTTAATTGCATGGTCCAAAATTCTAAAGTTATTTCTTCTTTAGAATCGTCATTCTGCTTATTCCCGTCTTCTTTCGTCTCCTCTTTCCCACAAGCACTTACAATAAGAACGAATGCAATAATAAATAATAACGAAATCAATTTAGCTTTTTTTCTCATCATAATTTAACCCCTTTCAAATTAGTAATAAATGCTTCTACACAAAGGATAAAAACACATCACCTCCTAAATAAAGTTAATCTTCAATCAGCGGGGCTTTCATTCATCCCCCCACGGCTTGTTAGGACCGTAATGGTATGACCTAAAGGCCTCTTACGAAATAGGTCATTTAGATGCTGTTATCTCCCAGTTAGACTTGTTGCAATACAGATTATCCAACTCCTGAAGTGAAGTGAGAGCCTTACAGCATCTTATATGCGGGATAAATTTATATTATTTTATAGTAACAGGGGTTACCCCGGTTGGTTTAGTCTTTCCTGCTACTATATTTAAAGCAGCCTGAATTGCATTTTGGTTAAAGTCGTAAACCGCTAATTTAGTTACCTGTGAAGAAAAATCAGATAATATATAAGGACTTCTTAAAGCAAAAACAATTAGCTTTCTATTTTTTTGTAAAAAAATATTCACCATGCTTTGAATTGAATCCGATACTGCATTAGCATTAAATAATAATAGAATGTATTCACTTTTTATCGCTTCATTTGTCACCTGTTCTAATTCCTTCACTGGGGTAGTATTTTCTACAACATGTTCGCAAAAAATATCATTTTTATTAAACGCTTTAACAGATAACTGCTTCACCTGGTTATCCTCTGCCTTTGTATAACTGTTGTCACTCACCCAAATAACACTAATCTTCTCATTCTCCTTAATCGGTAATATACCAGAGTGATGGACTACACTAATTGCTTTACTGTAAGAGAGCCGAGATAATTCTTCATTGTTTATTTTAATAGTAGTTTTAATATCAGAGTATTTACTTTTTAATCTAAAAATCCTATTTACTGATCGATTAATCTGTTCAATAGTAATAGTTCCCTTTTGTACAGCCTGTTTAATACTTGATATTGCTTCTAGCTGTGCTTCATATGTATGAGAAACCATAATCATATCAGCCCCTGCTTGTAAAGCTTTAACTGCTCCACCGCCCACTCCTACACTTTCTGATATTGCATTCATTTCTAAGCAATCTGTTAATATTACTCCTTCAAAACCTAATTCATTTCTTAGCAACCTATACACAATATTTTTTGATAGGGAAGCTGGAGTTACCGAGTCATCTAGCGAACTATAATGGACATGATTTACCATAATGCTATCCACATTATTCTTTATTACTTCCATAAAAGGTCTTAATTCTATTTGTTTTAATTCCTCTAGTGAGTTAGATACTACTGGTAATTCTATATGAGAATCCGTTGAGGTATTCCCATGACCAGGAAAATGTTTAGCACTAACATAGACCTTCTCTGCCTGATGACCTTTCAAAAATGCAATACCATGCTTTGCAACATGATTACTGTTTTCCCCAAACGAGCGAGTTCCTATAACAGGGTTAGAGGGATTATTATTAACGTCTAAAACCGGCGCTAAATTCATATTAATACCTACTTGTCTTAAAGCATTTGCTGTAGCTAGACTTACTTTCCTAGTAATATTAAGATCATTTACAGCTCCCAATGCCATATTTCCAGGAAGTGGTGTTAAATGCTGTAGTCTGCTCACAACCCCATTCTCTTGATCAGTAGCAATAAGAATTGGGTGATAATGACAACTATCTTGTGCTATGTTTTGAATCGCACTTGTTAAACTTTTTATTTGCCCTTCTGATCTAATATTTCGGGAAAACAGGATAACAGAACCTATTTTCTTTTCAGAAATTAATTCGATAATTTCGCTTGAAAGATGAGTTCCATTAAAACCTACCATTAACAACTGACCAATTTTTTCGTCTAAAGACCATGCAGATAGATTTTTCATAGTAACCTCCAAAATGTTGTAACCCCTTTCACTAAATCTAAGTATATCAAATATTATTTTAATAGCCAACTTATTTTATTGAAATATAATTTCATAACTTGCACTTCATTACAAATTTTCAACAATATTATTATAAGGAATAAAAACTTTTCTTTTTTCAGGGGTAACCTAATTTAATGTATTTATTCAAAACAGAACAAAAGAATAATAGAATGAAATGAATTAACGACTAAATACGGCATGAGGGTTAGCAGGGGTATTTATACAATATAGATATGAATCGTTTATTTGTCAAAAAACGATTCAGCTTTACTTAACTGGTTCAAACAAAAAAGCTTGTAGAAAACCAGGTTCCTCTACAAGCAAAAAAGCCATAGTTTAGCTTTCAATTTTAGTTGTTGAATTTAAAAGAAGCTGACATAACTAAAATGGCTGATTAAAAAAACAAACAATAAAATGAATCTTCAATCAGTGGGGATTTTCATTCATCCCCACCCGGCTTGTTAGTACCGTAATGGTATGACCTAAAGGCCTCTTACGAAATAGAGCACTTAGGTACTGTTATCTCCCAACTTGTTGCTGTACAGATTATCCAACTCTTGAAGTGGGAGATAACACAACTTATATACTGTACCCCATTTGTTCCTTGCGTTGGCAAGTGGAGATTCTTTTTAAAACATGGAAATCGTTATTTTGAGATTGATGAGGTAAGGGCTATGAATACAGAGCGTTTTTATTGTCATTTATACGGAACGCTTATTCATATTCTGCTCTCTACGATGATTGCTTTTCAATGTCGTTACTACCTTTACCAAAAACATCGATTAGAAGGCAGCGAGTACAAATGTATTGACAATGCGAAAATGCCATCATTGAATCAAAAGGACATTCCATTATCACTTTCCTAAAATTTATTTAGCGATTTTTGCTCTAATGGGGTGCAAAGTTCAGCATATCATTAAAATGAATAATCCACCCTTCATTTAACGAAATCTCCTCCTATTACTTTATTGGTTTAATTATTGGTTTCCTTCATTATCTTGATCATATCAGAAGTAATCGGTACACCAAGTTGTTTCATCCCCCCAATTACGGAACCGTAAACTGGTGGGAGTGAAGGTAATATAATTTGAAAATGTTTATACTTTTCCAATTTTCGTTTTACCATTGGTAATACTACATCTTCATTCTTAAAAATCCCGCCACAAAGAACTACTTTCACTGCTTCTTTTTCTGTAAACAATTTCCGATAAAGTGTTACGATGTGATCTACTATTTCATCCGTAGCATTATCCATTACTTGGCTTGCAATACGATCATTAAGCTTATAAGCTCTAAAGACGATTTCCGCTACAATTGCAATCGTTTTCTTTACATCATTTGCAAAATAGATATAGTCAATCAAAGAACGGGCGTTAGTAACTCGAAAATGTTCATAAAGCATGTCCAATAGCATTGTTTTTTCGCCTCTGCCATCTTGAAATTTCAAAGCAGCAGAAATACCTTGTCTCCCTATACTGTATCCACTTCCCTCATCTCCAAGCAAGTGCCCCCAGCCCCCCACTCGATCTTTTTGCTGATCCTTATTTACTCCATAAGCTACAGAACCTGTTCCTGATATATGAACGACACCTGGATCACCAAAGGTACCCGAATATAACGCGTTCAACGCATCGATTTCCAAATACAATTTACTATTCGAAGGAACTAATGGTGACAAAATATTTGCTAACTGCTGTTTCGTCTTCTTACTACCTGATCCAGCAACACCTGCATAAACACATGCCACATTATCAAATGCAACAGGTGACTGTTCTTTTATACGATGGAATATTGAAGTAAACGTTTGTTGCAATTCCCTTTTAGAAACTACATTTGCATTGGAAGGACCTGTTACAAAATTAACCACTGTACTACCTTCTATGTCAACCATTACTACATGTGTTTTTGTTCCCCCACCATCAATTCCAATTATATATTCCATTTCCCCTTTATTTCCTTTCACTTTTTATAGTATCTATCGCTTGACGTAAATGGTTGTTATTATTCTCTAATATATAACAGGCCTCGTCCGATTTCATTTGAAACATACTAGTAAGAATAGCTGCCTTTAAGTTAAAATCGCAATTTTGTAAAGCCCTTCTTGCTTCCTCCTCATCAACGTCCGCAATTTCTTGGGTGATAGAAATAGCTCTATTTCTTAATTTTTGATTCGTTGCTTGAACGTCAACCATATAATTGTCATGCACTTTCCCGTTTTTAATCATGGAAATAGTGGATATCATATTTAATACTAATTTCTGAGCTGTTCCTGCCTTTAAACGAGTAGAGCCTTGAATAATTTCTTCTCCTACAATTAGTTCAATAGGATAATCAACTAATTGGCTGATCTTCGTGTTTTCTTTACACACAATACAAGCAGTAGGAATATTCTGCTTTTTGGCTTGATTAATTCCTCCAATAACATAAGGCGTCTGACCACTTGCAGCAATAGCGATTAAAAAATCTTTTTCTGATAAATGCTGTTTAGCATCATTTTCTCCTGCTTCTACACAATCCTCCACATTTTCTATTGCTTGTCTAATTGCTTTTTCTCCGCCGGCAATTAAAGCAGTAAATAAATCCGGACTAACCCCAAAAGTAGGTGGGCATTCTGAAGCATCTAACACACCTAACCTTCCGCTTGTTCCTGCCCCCATATAAATAATCTTGCCACCATTCTTAATTGTGTCAGTTACCTTTTGAATAACTGGCTCAATTTGATGAAACGCTTTTTCTACAGTTACTGGAACCGACTTATCTTCATTATTCATGCGAACCATAATTTCTTTAACAGACATTTGATCTAAATTCATATAAAAGACCCTCTCTTCGACATTAAACTACATCATTACTTTTTAATAAAACGCTTAAATAAGCAATTTCTAGCAAAACATATTAGACGCAGAACTTAATCAAAATCTTCACCAATGATTATGGATACATCATTTCCATGCGTATATAAAGCTCTGTAT
This genomic interval from Virgibacillus pantothenticus contains the following:
- a CDS encoding TIGR02677 family protein, whose product is MMQTFKKVIEASYLTAEKAWSYRAILRYFYIQHERMREFLFPEEILAHLKGSSDFKDYTEEQLHQDLEQLVRWNNLLARQEMGRAHTIEEFKKKRFRYQCTPYTVEFERMLSEMEKGGDVFGGSLEKKEFERLYQTLVDMEKALQQPALPQADDCSQLWNDIFTYFRSITKNTSDYIAHINSEQAEERMHTEAFLVFKDQFTSYLRDFIVGLQHTAQKIQQLLRSIDMEKLRPFIQQVIVHQQHVPRFEEVMDDTALMEDMEGKWQTLTVWFLGDAYRESELDSLQTRTNEQIRRITRVVQRLGERHHYFRSRKKDYLHLANWFASMENVDEAHELSAVAFGVLHTRHLFSDHIPSEDIYTDTWQEQPIKHETNPRIRNYREKTKAGAIINQREAKETVRKQYLQEKLAEQNTIEKYIEGNTITIENLPIIETNVRKMLLSWIGKAMAKQDRTFKTEHGRVVKVHLTPERRVPLRAEDGTMEMPAVTFEFLDEVSNHGA
- a CDS encoding dipeptidase, with the protein product MKDIPIFDGHNDTILKLHQSQDSDMVFFNENAFGHIDFPRAKKGKLGGGFFAAFTPNENYHVEPEKHLTKTGYDMPLPPPINQQYALNYTNALAAILFKLETASSGALKVVKSKAELTDCLKQQILAAIFHIEGAEAIDTDFHALHVFYQAGLRSLGIVWSRPNQYGEGVPFRYPSTPNIGGGLTDAGKRLVKECNQLGIMIDTTHLNEKGFWDVVHLSDAPIVATHSNVHAICPISRNLTDEQLQAVKDSDGVVGINYAINMLRADGQFDTNIPLDTIVEHISYIADNYGVDHVALGSDFDGTRVPDSLKDVTGLPRLVDRLKAAGFTEKETRKIAYENWVRVLGRTWKD
- a CDS encoding carbohydrate ABC transporter permease, giving the protein MQSFIKKVFLYLLLSVVTLFMIGPFLWLLATALKSGSENIFQYPPKLLPENPTLTNFGKVMDTFPFWRYLWNSVIVATLTVVLNVLFCSLAAYPLARMRFKGRNTIFILIITTMMIPFQLLMIPVYIISLKLGLQNTYLGMVLPHVTTAFGVFLMRQAFSTLPVELDESARMDGANSFQIWLRVLIPLVKPSIVTLTIFTFVSAWGDFLWPLIIVNDQNMFTLPLGLNMLSGTFTSDWRLIAAGAIISMIPILVIFLSLQRFFIGGAMKGAVKG
- a CDS encoding carbohydrate ABC transporter permease — encoded protein: MRTNKITPYLFLLPGCIILGAFIFYPMLQAIWMSFTDYNMITEPEFVKLDNYKNLFNDELFWKTLMNTFLYLICVVPALVIIPIFLAVLVNQKLRGIAFFRSAYYIPVVTSLVVAGIAWDWVYKENGLLNYMLDILGIISEPIPWLTSTDTALFAVMVVTVWKGLGYYMIIYLAGLQSIPSNLYEAAQIDGANWWQQVTRITIPMLMPFVLIVSIMSSIAAMKVFEEIYVMTGGGPLHSSETLVFYIYTEAFDRLNMGYASAAGVILFLLTLVFSIINLKFMGKDNTK
- a CDS encoding ABC transporter substrate-binding protein, producing MMRKKAKLISLLFIIAFVLIVSACGKEETKEDGNKQNDDSKEEITLEFWTMQLKPTFTDYIEGVIADFEKENPNIKIDWLDVPAADLDKKILSAVSTDSAPDVVNLNPTFASQLAQLDALVNMEEAVADEDKDKYVKGAWEANRIKDITFAIPWYLSTEVTLNNKQIFEEAGLDIKNPPSTFEEAREASEIIKEKTGKYGYFPSLDLSLVLQHMVVNGAELTNEDGTKAAFNSKEGLEMFEYFTELYKEELIPKEALTGDQRETIDMYQAGQVAFFAGSQFISQIKENAPDIYKNTVPSEAITGNSGKKTMSVQNVVVPKQTKHEKAAVQFALFLTNAENQLEFSKLTPILPSSLEALEDPYFTEAPEGAEASDLVRITSAAQLEDAELLVPPMENYDELRQSMYDAISESMLGKLSPQEALDKAEQEWNEILSK
- the nagZ gene encoding beta-N-acetylhexosaminidase is translated as MAIKIIFDILRFSERGYNILEVTMKNLSAWSLDEKIGQLLMVGFNGTHLSSEIIELISEKKIGSVILFSRNIRSEGQIKSLTSAIQNIAQDSCHYHPILIATDQENGVVSRLQHLTPLPGNMALGAVNDLNITRKVSLATANALRQVGINMNLAPVLDVNNNPSNPVIGTRSFGENSNHVAKHGIAFLKGHQAEKVYVSAKHFPGHGNTSTDSHIELPVVSNSLEELKQIELRPFMEVIKNNVDSIMVNHVHYSSLDDSVTPASLSKNIVYRLLRNELGFEGVILTDCLEMNAISESVGVGGGAVKALQAGADMIMVSHTYEAQLEAISSIKQAVQKGTITIEQINRSVNRIFRLKSKYSDIKTTIKINNEELSRLSYSKAISVVHHSGILPIKENEKISVIWVSDNSYTKAEDNQVKQLSVKAFNKNDIFCEHVVENTTPVKELEQVTNEAIKSEYILLLFNANAVSDSIQSMVNIFLQKNRKLIVFALRSPYILSDFSSQVTKLAVYDFNQNAIQAALNIVAGKTKPTGVTPVTIK
- a CDS encoding N-acetylglucosamine kinase, yielding MKGNKGEMEYIIGIDGGGTKTHVVMVDIEGSTVVNFVTGPSNANVVSKRELQQTFTSIFHRIKEQSPVAFDNVACVYAGVAGSGSKKTKQQLANILSPLVPSNSKLYLEIDALNALYSGTFGDPGVVHISGTGSVAYGVNKDQQKDRVGGWGHLLGDEGSGYSIGRQGISAALKFQDGRGEKTMLLDMLYEHFRVTNARSLIDYIYFANDVKKTIAIVAEIVFRAYKLNDRIASQVMDNATDEIVDHIVTLYRKLFTEKEAVKVVLCGGIFKNEDVVLPMVKRKLEKYKHFQIILPSLPPVYGSVIGGMKQLGVPITSDMIKIMKETNN